TCGGCATAGTAAATGGTCTTCTATCAATATCGCGGACTACTGATGATGCAGCCTACATGACGCGCACCGTTCAGACAAATAAAAACCATATTTCTAGCCTAAGTAGAAATTTGAATCGGACATTCTGACACACCTCTTCAGGTGAGATCTTAAATGATTGCGGTATGGCCGAAAGCCGCTTTCTGAGACTTGCCTTCCACTGACATTCCTTTCATCCTCATTTTCATTGATGTCACTTCAGTCATGCTGAAGCACTTCGAATGGTCGACTAAAATTTTTGTATTTTATAATCCACCACTTCAAATAGGTCGTAAAATACTTTCCCTGCCTTACTCGAATGTTGTGTGTTGTTTGTTTTCCTTTGTGTGTATATTCTATTTTCGTGAATAGTGGCAAAGTGACAGCAAAGTTAAAAGTTATATTTACCTGCTAGAGGAGGTCCGACCATGCACGCTGCTCCTCTGCACAGGCTGAGTAAGCCGAACGAGTTTGTCAGATTGTCCAGACCAAAGAGCTCCACAAGGATGATTGACGTGAGCAAAATATATGCAGCTGAAAGAAAGACAGGAATGAAAGTTTTATGAAAGCTGTTGCAAATCTCGTGCATCACCAGCTGTTTAAGAGATCAGTCACATTATGCTGCAATCTATATACCCTAGTTTCATTGCTACATGGCCCAACTTGCTTCTTTATAGCACGCTGCTACACTTAGAAGGAAAATTGCATTGTAATAAGTCCTTCGGGTCATTCATACTTTTCGAAACCAGAATTGATACAACCTGATCCACAAGAGTTGCAGTGGACTTCTTAATAAGTCACACTACAGAACCGAATATACACATAACCTAAAGCATAATGTTGAAGTACGAACCCCTGAACATAAGCCTAACAGTCTTATTGTTCCTTGTATTTCATTTAGTTGAATGCTACATGCAATAAATGtaaccgtatatatatatatatatatatatatatatatatatatatatatatatcctcctaagaccccttgtacaacaCATTGTACCTAGCCTTCAACTTTTTTCCGAAGTTCACTCGGAactgattacgcaaaatattcattctgggtatgaagtacggtgcatgtgcaACGGTAAAGAAGTgatttactcatattcttgtcatccgctttcgagaaatttgacactcaattgatctggaactctgtgtcgtcccagatgaCCGAAatcaaccttgaggtgtgtttcgaaattaGAGATTGCGTCAGACGcgacagcaacatggcaatgtaatagacgtagttccatcttcatctctgcgtttaagcaatgtaATGCAGttttttaccatagcaaagatgaggagatgatggagatagtggaGACATGGAGACACAGCTcgtggcatctaaccgtggtatttcaattttaaaaattgttttttcaagttcataacataacagtagacaatgaAAACCACGAtaaagagcgattatgtcccttaGTTGTGTTTGGTTCTCAGGAGGATATGGAGCGTATGCTTTTAAAATTTGGGGCATATTAGCAGCGTGTATAACGCATGTTATCTTTTACAATAGGAAGGTGGGTTGTGAATATCTGCAGAGACAGATGGCTACCGTACGCAATGCGATACTCACCGACAATTAACCCAAAGATCATGCACGTGGCCACGGTGGTAGAGTAAGAGTAGCAGAAGGGCAAAATGAACACAGCGATGCCACTCAGGATGAGTGAAAGGTTGTTGAGTAGTAGGCAGTTGATCTGGGGTAGGTCTGAGAGCCAGCCGAAGATGAGACGTCCGATCATGTTCGTGATACCGATGAGCGAAAGAAGGAAGGCTGCCTTGTCCTTGTCGATGCCTTTGAGCACGGCGGAGTCGGCAATGTACATGAAAGGTATGCAGAAACCCATCATGCCCACGATGTTGGAGACACAGACCAGAACGAAAGCTGGGTTCTTGAGCAATTCCATGTCTAACATGTCGGCGAGGGTGTCGCTCATGGAGGCTGGCAGACGCAGACAGGGCGGGCAGAAGGAACCTGCCCCGGGCTTGCCATCTGGAAGATCCACGCCGCTGGCTGCAGGGATGGTGTCTGTCGCTGGGATGGTCAAAACGCTGGCGACGTAGGAACGAACGTCGCCCTGTGACTGACGGTACTCGGGGAGGTTGACTACACTTCCGCTGTAAAAGATGTCCTTGCGGTACATGGGCCGAGCAATGTCCTTCTTCTTGGTTTTCTGGATCTGGCGGGGCCCACCGGCCACGGTCTCCTGCGATACACGCTTCCAGACCTCGCCAGACGTAGCCAGCCGGCCATGTGGCCGGCTTGCTGCACCCGTGTACACGTAGCCACTCGAAGACATGCGTGGAGACGAGCTGTTCCTACGCATCTCAGTTCCCATAGTGATGTTGGACAGGCACAGCTTGGTGGCGCTTCTGGACGACATGATGCCCTTGCGTTTGGCGAACTCCTGAATGGCCGACATAGCCGCTGGTACCGTCACCGTAGGACCACCGTTCGGGACGTGGCCATTTGGTGCTGGCTGGTTAACAGAAGCCTGATTGTCTGATTCGGGAGGAATCATCTGGGTTGTCTCCGTGGCCGTCTTCTCGTCGTCAATGATGGACTGCTGCCCTGCGTCCTTTTCGGACTCTGTGGATTCCGGGATTGCTTCCTTTAGCGGTGAACTCTTCTTAGTACCGCCGTTCTCCTTTCCCGACTCCCCAGAATCGTCGTTCTGGTCTTCCTTTGAGCCCATGCGGGATGGCCTGGCCTCCTGAATGGGGGACAGCGTGATGACAG
This Dermacentor silvarum isolate Dsil-2018 chromosome 6, BIME_Dsil_1.4, whole genome shotgun sequence DNA region includes the following protein-coding sequences:
- the LOC119455594 gene encoding monocarboxylate transporter 10 isoform X5 codes for the protein MSKELDSKTLCQLQSSPSLAGSVAGLGSAATIATVAAAAAQHGPPSGLPSPTDNGPALPPGVPPSATAIAMMTASAAGGDEEVDDGALDPEEFYAAIPEPPDGGWGWMIVAASFLCNMVVDGIAYTFGIFFPEFVDHFKAPKGTVAWVGSLLSGCYLSAGPLVSALTNRYGCRAVCMGGSVVACIAFLLSTIVQDVGSLMVTFGLMAGVGFGLIYLPAIVSVNQYFSKKRALATGIAVCGSGMGAFVFAPFCQYLLTVFSWKGALMILAGLSLNCAVFGALMRPLLASDNPHTKPLLQRIWEEKERQRQDSLCNSQFFLVQHADGTIEKRQKLLLNTEPGVHSTLYLDQWGKSPMDTPVITLSPIQEARPSRMGSKEDQNDDSGESGKENGGTKKSSPLKEAIPESTESEKDAGQQSIIDDEKTATETTQMIPPESDNQASVNQPAPNGHVPNGGPTVTVPAAMSAIQEFAKRKGIMSSRSATKLCLSNITMGTEMRRNSSSPRMSSSGYVYTGAASRPHGRLATSGEVWKRVSQETVAGGPRQIQKTKKKDIARPMYRKDIFYSGSVVNLPEYRQSQGDVRSYVASVLTIPATDTIPAASGVDLPDGKPGAGSFCPPCLRLPASMSDTLADMLDMELLKNPAFVLVCVSNIVGMMGFCIPFMYIADSAVLKGIDKDKAAFLLSLIGITNMIGRLIFGWLSDLPQINCLLLNNLSLILSGIAVFILPFCYSYSTTVATCMIFGLIVAAYILLTSIILVELFGLDNLTNSFGLLSLCRGAACMVGPPLAGTLFDMTGSYDVPFFVSGTMLIVSGAMSFFIPCVRNTAVKPEPLPDIASPLEEIPEESDVPEDDEENVESIV